A stretch of bacterium DNA encodes these proteins:
- a CDS encoding GPW/gp25 family protein → MSEAFRAGKEFLGAGWSFPLGINERGGISLSTGETDIQEAIRLILLTAKGERVMRPEFGSDIYKLIFAPNNATTHGLMRFYVLEALERWEPRIEEIEVDVRPHSQDEAQMLVSVRYQLRGSNHERNLVFPFYLIPGED, encoded by the coding sequence ATGTCAGAAGCGTTTCGGGCAGGAAAAGAATTTTTAGGAGCGGGATGGAGTTTTCCTCTAGGAATTAATGAAAGAGGAGGAATCTCGCTATCGACTGGCGAAACAGATATACAGGAGGCAATCCGGTTGATTTTGCTCACTGCTAAAGGTGAGCGTGTGATGCGTCCTGAATTCGGTTCGGACATTTATAAGTTGATCTTTGCTCCGAACAATGCCACGACTCACGGTCTGATGCGCTTTTATGTTTTAGAGGCGCTGGAGCGGTGGGAACCGCGCATCGAAGAAATTGAAGTCGATGTTAGACCGCATTCTCAAGATGAAGCTCAAATGTTGGTGAGCGTACGTTATCAATTACGCGGATCCAATCATGAGCGCAATTTGGTTTTTCCGTTTTATCTGATTCCCGGGGAGGATTAA